A portion of the Ferrimonas lipolytica genome contains these proteins:
- a CDS encoding transglutaminase-like cysteine peptidase, giving the protein MAGTSAPPEMQARQQEQLVFNYGDQAALRYRAWRNLLEQQQQNLPLDQATAVNNFFNQFRFGNDIDIWNKKNYWATPMEFIGIANGDCEDFALAKYITLQMLGFPTESLRLVYVKAVQLNQFHMVVAYYPTPASEPLLLDNINGNITKASKRPDLKPIFSFSGDKLWLDGAAGSQQLTDRPALTQWTQFNRRRMDGTMNLPSYLKGS; this is encoded by the coding sequence ATGGCTGGTACGAGCGCGCCACCAGAGATGCAAGCGCGGCAACAAGAGCAATTGGTCTTCAATTATGGCGACCAAGCTGCTCTGCGTTACCGCGCTTGGCGCAATCTACTCGAGCAACAACAGCAGAACTTACCGCTAGATCAGGCAACAGCAGTCAACAACTTCTTTAATCAGTTTCGCTTCGGCAACGACATCGATATCTGGAATAAAAAGAACTATTGGGCCACGCCAATGGAGTTTATCGGCATCGCCAATGGCGACTGTGAAGACTTTGCTCTAGCAAAATACATCACCTTACAGATGCTCGGCTTTCCTACCGAGAGCCTTCGGCTGGTGTACGTAAAAGCGGTTCAGTTGAACCAATTTCATATGGTGGTGGCGTATTACCCCACCCCAGCGAGCGAACCGTTACTGCTGGATAACATCAATGGCAATATCACCAAGGCGAGTAAGCGACCTGATCTTAAACCGATCTTTAGTTTCTCCGGTGACAAGTTGTGGCTCGATGGTGCCGCGGGCAGTCAGCAACTTACTGATAGACCAGCACTAACTCAATGGACTCAATTCAATCGCCGTCGAATGGACGGAACCATGAATCTTCCGTCTTATCTCAAGGGATCGTGA
- a CDS encoding OmpA family protein, which yields MNKLLLVVAFSLLSGCASEPLVDWENTTQQHDLQDHDHDGVISARENCIDTLTGANVDNVGCGAVDQFTARRNLKVLFPNDSNEINSRYYPEIESVAEFLQQYPGSIVTIEGHSSKVGSANYNLQLSQRRANAVRQVLITQFGIDAERVTAVGYGFDRPIDTNDDALAHSRNRRVVAEMATKESTAAMRWTVWSVGR from the coding sequence ATGAATAAATTACTCTTGGTTGTCGCTTTTTCACTGCTTAGCGGCTGCGCTTCAGAGCCACTGGTAGACTGGGAAAACACAACCCAACAGCATGACTTACAAGATCACGACCACGACGGCGTTATCTCTGCCCGTGAAAACTGTATTGATACCCTTACCGGTGCCAATGTCGATAACGTTGGCTGCGGTGCTGTCGACCAATTTACCGCTCGACGTAACCTCAAGGTGTTGTTCCCTAACGACAGCAATGAGATCAACAGTCGCTACTATCCAGAGATCGAATCTGTTGCCGAGTTCCTGCAACAGTATCCAGGCAGTATCGTCACCATCGAAGGTCATAGCAGCAAGGTAGGCAGCGCTAACTATAATCTGCAGCTGTCCCAACGCCGAGCGAATGCGGTACGGCAAGTTTTGATTACTCAGTTTGGCATTGACGCCGAGCGTGTTACTGCGGTTGGTTATGGTTTTGATCGCCCTATCGACACCAACGACGACGCTTTAGCACACAGTCGTAATCGCCGAGTAGTCGCCGAGATGGCAACCAAGGAAAGCACCGCCGCTATGCGCTGGACCGTATGGAGTGTTGGCCGTTAA